In Streptomyces sp. NBC_01551, one DNA window encodes the following:
- a CDS encoding ECF transporter S component: MTTPGPTSRPRPIRIGPRGAVALALVTLIGIAAFGWPLLADRQSGLAHSQDAPWLFAALLPLLVAVVVATLADDGMDSKAVAMLGVLAAVGAALRPLGAGTAGLEPMFFLMVLSGRVLGPGFGFVLGSVTMFASALLTGGVGPWMPFQMLAMGWFSLGAGLLPGPDRIRGRAELAMLALYGFLGSFAYGTIMNLQGWVILQGMGQGVSFHPGDPVAANLARFVAYCLATSVGWDLGRAALTVVLTLALGTTLLKALRRATRKAAFDAPVSFDSATEVAQHTPQKQV, encoded by the coding sequence ATGACCACCCCCGGCCCCACCTCCCGCCCCCGCCCCATCCGCATAGGCCCCCGCGGCGCCGTCGCCCTGGCCCTCGTCACCCTCATCGGCATCGCCGCCTTCGGCTGGCCGCTCCTCGCCGACCGCCAGTCCGGTCTCGCGCACTCCCAGGACGCCCCCTGGCTCTTCGCGGCGCTGCTGCCGCTCCTCGTCGCCGTGGTCGTCGCGACCCTCGCGGACGACGGAATGGACTCCAAGGCGGTGGCCATGCTCGGTGTGCTCGCCGCCGTCGGGGCCGCCCTCAGACCCCTCGGCGCCGGGACCGCCGGGCTGGAGCCCATGTTCTTCCTGATGGTGCTGAGCGGTCGCGTCCTCGGTCCCGGGTTCGGCTTCGTCCTCGGCTCCGTCACGATGTTCGCCTCCGCCCTGCTGACCGGCGGCGTCGGGCCGTGGATGCCGTTCCAGATGCTGGCCATGGGCTGGTTCTCGCTGGGGGCGGGGCTGCTGCCCGGCCCTGACCGGATCCGCGGCCGGGCCGAGCTCGCGATGCTCGCGCTCTACGGGTTCCTCGGCTCCTTCGCGTACGGCACGATCATGAACCTCCAGGGCTGGGTGATCCTGCAGGGCATGGGCCAGGGCGTTTCCTTCCACCCGGGCGATCCGGTCGCGGCGAACCTCGCGCGCTTCGTCGCGTACTGCCTGGCGACCTCGGTGGGCTGGGACCTGGGCCGGGCCGCGCTGACCGTCGTACTGACCCTCGCGCTCGGCACCACCCTGCTGAAGGCACTGCGCCGGGCGACTCGGAAAGCGGCGTTCGATGCCCCGGTTTCCTTCGATTCGGCGACGGAAGTGGCCCAGCACACACCCCAAAAACAGGTATGA
- a CDS encoding transglycosylase SLT domain-containing protein — MPRPSLSPSEGSSVSNAVIRRIAASKKTLAGSIVALGVAGTMLATVPAQAAPMDAKAIAHQMIKDPAQFAAFDKIISHESGWDHTATNASSGAYGLVQALPASKMSSAGSDWKTNPATQIKWGLDYMNDRYGSPVGAWNFWQANHWY; from the coding sequence ATGCCGCGACCGTCCTTGTCCCCTTCGGAAGGTTCGTCCGTGTCCAACGCCGTCATCCGCCGCATCGCCGCTTCGAAGAAGACCCTCGCCGGCAGCATCGTCGCCCTGGGCGTCGCCGGCACCATGCTCGCCACGGTTCCCGCTCAGGCGGCTCCGATGGACGCGAAGGCGATCGCGCACCAGATGATCAAGGACCCGGCCCAGTTCGCCGCCTTCGACAAGATCATCTCCCACGAGAGCGGCTGGGACCACACCGCCACGAACGCCTCCTCGGGCGCCTACGGCCTGGTCCAGGCCCTCCCGGCCTCGAAGATGTCCTCCGCGGGCTCCGACTGGAAGACCAACCCCGCCACCCAGATCAAGTGGGGCCTGGACTACATGAACGACCGCTACGGCAGCCCCGTCGGCGCCTGGAACTTCTGGCAGGCCAACCACTGGTACTAA
- a CDS encoding ABC transporter ATP-binding protein, translated as MIRFEQVSVTYDGAPAPALRDADFTLPEGELTLLVGPSGVGKSTLLGAVSGLVPHFTGGTLKGRVTVAGRDTRTHKPRELADVVGTVGQDPLAHFVTDVVEDELAYGMESLGLAPAVMRRRVEETLDLLGLNELRDRPIATLSGGQQQRVAIGSVLTPHPKVLVLDEPTSALDPAAAEEVLAVLQRLVHDLGTTVLMAEHRLERVVQYADQVLLLPSPGAPPLLGPPSPLMEISPVHPPVVALGRLAGWTPLPLSIRDARRQSATLHSRLSTPTTQTPAQDPEPTLSSACRASANPNPSAPAPQSSAPRPAPKTPAGPNEPSGHGNPPSPASPRGFADPNPSAPTRSAAPHPAPQTPAGPDEPSGHGNPPSPASPAFEARGSGGGAHGFGKGRGGESRPQGPGLLARLLRRGNPAPQAAPAATPATTPAAVPAPAPATPAPAAAAPPAPAAPVTRVTNLSVRRGRAEVLHGITLTVTPGETLALMGRNGAGKSTLLNTLVGTLAPTTGQVTVSGRTPHRTPPPEMIRHVGLVPQDPRDLLYADTVAAECDAADRDAQRPPGTCRDLVSSLLPGVPDDTHPRDLSEGQRLALALALVLTGRPGLLLLDEPTRGLDYAAKARLIEILRALAADGHAIVLATHDVELAAELAHRVVILAGGEIVADGPTAEVVVSSPAFAPQVAKILAPGHWLTVSQVAEALKSTP; from the coding sequence GTGATCCGCTTCGAGCAGGTGTCGGTGACGTACGACGGCGCCCCCGCGCCCGCCCTCCGCGACGCGGACTTCACCCTCCCGGAGGGCGAGCTGACCCTCCTCGTCGGCCCGTCGGGCGTGGGCAAGTCCACGCTGCTCGGCGCGGTGTCGGGCCTGGTCCCGCACTTCACCGGGGGCACCCTCAAGGGCCGGGTCACGGTCGCGGGCCGCGACACCCGCACCCACAAGCCGCGCGAACTCGCCGATGTCGTCGGCACGGTCGGCCAGGACCCGCTGGCGCACTTCGTGACGGACGTGGTCGAGGACGAGCTGGCGTACGGCATGGAGTCCCTGGGCCTGGCACCCGCCGTCATGCGGCGCCGCGTCGAGGAGACCCTGGACCTGCTGGGCCTGAACGAACTGCGCGACCGCCCCATCGCCACCCTGTCCGGGGGCCAGCAGCAGCGGGTCGCGATCGGCTCGGTCCTGACCCCGCACCCGAAGGTGCTGGTCCTGGACGAACCCACCTCGGCCCTGGACCCAGCGGCGGCCGAGGAGGTCCTGGCGGTCCTCCAACGCCTGGTCCACGACCTCGGCACCACCGTCCTGATGGCGGAACACCGCCTGGAACGCGTGGTCCAGTACGCCGACCAAGTCCTCCTCCTCCCGTCCCCGGGCGCACCCCCGCTGCTGGGCCCGCCATCCCCCCTGATGGAGATCTCCCCGGTCCACCCCCCGGTGGTGGCCCTGGGCCGCCTCGCAGGCTGGACCCCCCTCCCCCTCTCCATCCGCGACGCCCGCCGCCAGTCCGCCACACTCCACTCCCGCCTCTCCACCCCCACCACGCAAACCCCGGCCCAGGACCCCGAGCCCACCCTGAGCTCCGCCTGCCGGGCCTCCGCAAATCCCAACCCGTCCGCGCCCGCCCCGCAGAGCTCCGCCCCGCGCCCCGCACCTAAAACCCCGGCGGGCCCGAATGAGCCCTCCGGACACGGCAACCCGCCCTCTCCAGCCTCGCCGCGCGGCTTCGCCGATCCCAACCCGTCCGCGCCCACCCGCAGCGCCGCCCCGCACCCCGCACCTCAAACCCCGGCGGGCCCGGATGAGCCCTCCGGACACGGCAACCCGCCCTCTCCAGCCTCGCCGGCGTTTGAGGCGCGGGGGTCCGGGGGCGGAGCCCACGGTTTCGGGAAGGGGCGGGGTGGGGAAAGCCGCCCGCAGGGCCCCGGCCTGCTCGCCCGCCTGCTCCGCCGAGGCAACCCGGCCCCGCAAGCGGCACCGGCGGCGACCCCCGCCACAACCCCGGCGGCAGTCCCGGCCCCGGCCCCGGCAACCCCGGCACCAGCAGCGGCAGCGCCCCCGGCACCGGCCGCCCCGGTGACCCGCGTCACCAACCTCTCGGTCCGGCGCGGCCGCGCAGAGGTGCTGCACGGCATCACCCTCACCGTCACCCCCGGCGAAACCCTCGCCCTCATGGGCCGCAACGGCGCCGGCAAGTCCACCCTCCTCAACACCCTCGTCGGCACCCTCGCCCCCACCACCGGCCAGGTGACCGTCTCCGGCCGCACCCCCCACCGCACGCCGCCCCCCGAGATGATCCGCCACGTCGGCCTCGTCCCCCAGGACCCCCGCGACCTCCTCTACGCCGACACCGTCGCCGCCGAGTGCGACGCCGCCGACCGCGACGCGCAGCGTCCCCCCGGCACCTGCCGGGACCTGGTCAGCTCCCTGCTGCCCGGCGTCCCCGACGACACCCACCCCCGCGACCTCTCCGAGGGCCAGCGCCTCGCCCTCGCCCTGGCGCTCGTCCTCACCGGCCGCCCCGGCCTCCTCCTCCTCGACGAACCCACCCGCGGCCTGGACTACGCCGCCAAGGCCCGTCTGATCGAGATCCTGCGCGCGCTCGCCGCCGACGGCCACGCCATCGTCCTCGCCACCCACGACGTGGAACTCGCCGCCGAGCTGGCGCACCGCGTCGTCATCCTGGCCGGCGGCGAGATCGTCGCGGACGGCCCGACCGCCGAGGTCGTCGTGTCGTCACCCGCCTTCGCCCCGCAGGTCGCCAAGATCCTGGCCCCGGGCCACTGGCTCACGGTGTCCCAGGTCGCCGAGGCCCTGAAGAGCACGCCATGA
- a CDS encoding steroid 3-ketoacyl-CoA thiolase translates to MAAEPVIVEAVRTPIGKRGGSLANLHPAYLLGETYRELLARTGIQPDCVEQIVGGTVTHAGEQSMNPARNAWLAMGLPYETAATTVDCQCGSSQQANHMVANMISGGVMDIGIACGVEAMSRVPLGSGSKHGPGKPFPDEWNVDLPNQFEAAERIARHRGLTREDVDRLGVLSQERAATAWAEERFKRETFAVQVPTTEAEQAAGQGMWRLVDRDEGLRDTSMEGLARLKPVMPTAVHTAGNSSQISDGAAAVMWASRKMARALKLKPRARIVAQTLVGADPHYHLDGPIDATRAVLGKAGMSLKDIDLVEINEAFASVVLSWAQVFDQDLEKVNVNGGGIALGHPVGATGARLITTALHELERRDKEFALISMCAGGALATGTIIQRL, encoded by the coding sequence ATGGCCGCGGAACCCGTCATCGTCGAAGCCGTACGCACGCCCATCGGGAAGCGCGGGGGCTCGCTTGCCAACCTCCACCCCGCCTACCTCCTCGGTGAGACCTACCGGGAGCTCCTCGCCCGTACCGGAATCCAGCCGGACTGCGTCGAGCAGATCGTCGGCGGCACCGTCACCCACGCCGGCGAGCAGTCCATGAACCCCGCCCGCAACGCCTGGCTCGCCATGGGCCTGCCCTACGAGACGGCCGCGACCACCGTGGACTGCCAGTGCGGCAGCTCGCAGCAGGCCAATCACATGGTCGCCAACATGATCTCCGGCGGCGTCATGGACATCGGCATCGCCTGCGGCGTCGAGGCGATGAGCCGCGTCCCGCTCGGCTCCGGCTCCAAGCACGGCCCGGGCAAGCCGTTCCCGGACGAGTGGAACGTCGACCTCCCCAACCAGTTCGAGGCCGCCGAGCGGATCGCCCGCCACCGGGGCCTGACCCGCGAGGACGTCGACCGGCTGGGGGTGCTGTCCCAGGAGCGGGCGGCGACCGCGTGGGCGGAGGAGCGCTTCAAGCGCGAGACCTTCGCCGTCCAGGTGCCGACCACCGAGGCGGAGCAGGCCGCCGGGCAGGGCATGTGGCGGCTGGTCGACCGGGACGAGGGCCTGCGCGACACCTCGATGGAGGGCCTGGCCCGGCTCAAGCCGGTCATGCCGACCGCCGTGCACACCGCCGGGAACTCCTCGCAGATATCCGACGGGGCCGCCGCCGTGATGTGGGCCTCGCGCAAGATGGCCCGCGCGCTCAAGCTCAAGCCGCGCGCCCGGATCGTCGCCCAGACGCTCGTCGGCGCCGACCCGCACTACCACCTGGACGGGCCGATCGACGCGACGCGGGCCGTGCTGGGCAAGGCCGGCATGTCCCTCAAGGACATCGACCTCGTCGAGATCAACGAGGCCTTCGCCTCCGTCGTCCTCAGCTGGGCCCAGGTCTTCGACCAGGACCTGGAGAAGGTCAACGTCAACGGCGGCGGCATCGCGCTCGGCCACCCCGTCGGCGCCACCGGCGCCCGGCTGATCACCACCGCGCTGCACGAGCTGGAGCGGCGCGACAAGGAGTTCGCGCTGATCAGCATGTGCGCGGGCGGCGCGCTGGCGACCGGCACGATCATCCAGCGGCTGTAA